The Pseudomonadota bacterium genome has a window encoding:
- a CDS encoding multifunctional CCA addition/repair protein, giving the protein MNTYLVGGAVRDELLGLPVRERDWVVVGATVEAMKSQGYRQVGADFPVFLHPETHEEYALARTERKSAPGYHGFMVHADPGVTLEEDLLRRDLTINAMARDSDQRLIDPYGGARDLKKRLLRHVSPAFSEDPVRILRVARFAARFAPLGFTVAPETMALMRVMVASGEVDALVAERVWNELTRALMEAQPVRFFETLRECGALARLLPEIDRLFGVPQRADHHPEIDCGIHSLMVLEQATKLSTSAEVRFAALTHDLGKADTPADILPNHHGHERRSIRRLRELCDRFKAPRAFRELAELGARFHSHCHRLGELRPATILDTLEKLDAFRRPERFAQFLLVCEADSRGRKGFEDRPYPQAQWFHQAHAAAAAVDPRPMVAIGLQGKAVAQALRRERLSAIRVIRREWAPTP; this is encoded by the coding sequence ATGAACACCTATCTGGTCGGCGGCGCGGTGCGCGATGAACTCCTGGGGCTTCCCGTGCGGGAGCGGGACTGGGTGGTCGTCGGCGCCACCGTCGAGGCGATGAAGTCACAGGGTTATCGCCAGGTGGGTGCCGATTTTCCGGTCTTTCTTCATCCCGAGACCCACGAGGAGTACGCGCTCGCCCGTACCGAGCGCAAGAGCGCGCCCGGATACCACGGATTCATGGTACACGCCGACCCCGGCGTCACCCTTGAGGAAGATCTGCTGCGCCGCGATCTGACCATCAACGCCATGGCACGCGACAGCGACCAGCGCCTGATCGATCCCTACGGCGGGGCTCGAGACCTGAAAAAACGTCTGCTGCGCCATGTGTCACCCGCCTTCAGCGAGGACCCTGTGCGCATCCTGCGGGTGGCGCGGTTCGCGGCGCGTTTTGCGCCACTGGGGTTTACGGTAGCCCCCGAAACCATGGCGTTGATGCGTGTCATGGTCGCCAGCGGTGAAGTCGACGCCCTGGTGGCAGAGCGGGTGTGGAACGAGCTGACCCGTGCTCTGATGGAGGCACAGCCGGTGCGCTTCTTCGAAACCTTGCGCGAATGTGGCGCCCTGGCGCGCCTGCTGCCCGAAATCGACCGTCTGTTCGGCGTCCCGCAGCGGGCCGATCACCACCCCGAGATCGATTGCGGCATTCATTCACTCATGGTCCTGGAGCAGGCGACAAAACTCAGCACTTCGGCCGAGGTGCGTTTCGCCGCGCTCACCCATGACCTGGGCAAAGCCGACACGCCAGCCGATATTCTGCCCAACCATCACGGTCACGAGCGGCGCAGCATCCGGCGTTTGCGCGAACTCTGCGACCGCTTCAAGGCGCCGCGGGCATTTCGTGAGCTCGCCGAGTTGGGTGCGCGCTTCCATAGTCACTGCCACCGCCTGGGGGAGCTGCGTCCCGCGACCATCCTCGATACCCTGGAAAAACTCGACGCCTTTCGCCGCCCCGAACGTTTCGCGCAGTTTCTTCTCGTCTGTGAAGCCGACAGTCGCGGTCGCAAGGGCTTCGAGGATCGGCCCTACCCGCAGGCCCAATGGTTTCACCAGGCGCACGCCGCTGCGGCAGCGGTGGATCCACGCCCGATGGTGGCCATAGGCCTGCAGGGAAAAGCCGTTGCGCAGGCGCTGCGTCGCGAACGGCTCAGCGCGATTCGGGTGATTCGCCGGGAGTGGGCGCCAACCCCATAA
- a CDS encoding VanZ family protein, with amino-acid sequence MNELKLQRRPIWLAIGCLQIALVIWLSLIPDPVSIPVINVSDKLQHALAYAVLMGWFGQLYQRPMMRLGYAFSFVLMGVVLEFAQGLSGQRAFEVADMFANTFGVLLAWIVLRRGGDQLLAWFERRVMGLAPTPGESPESR; translated from the coding sequence GTGAATGAACTCAAACTGCAACGGCGGCCAATCTGGTTGGCAATCGGTTGCCTGCAGATTGCCCTGGTGATCTGGCTCTCGTTGATCCCGGATCCGGTTTCCATCCCGGTCATCAATGTCTCCGACAAGTTGCAACACGCACTTGCCTACGCCGTTTTGATGGGCTGGTTCGGCCAGCTCTATCAACGCCCCATGATGCGCCTCGGCTACGCCTTCTCGTTTGTCCTGATGGGTGTGGTGCTGGAGTTCGCACAGGGCTTGAGCGGACAACGCGCCTTTGAGGTGGCCGATATGTTCGCCAACACCTTCGGCGTACTGCTTGCGTGGATCGTGTTGCGCAGAGGGGGTGATCAGCTACTGGCCTGGTTCGAACGGCGCGTTATGGGGTTGGCGCCCACTCCCGGCGAATCACCCGAATCGCGCTGA
- a CDS encoding undecaprenyl-diphosphate phosphatase: MEWFRLGLLALVQGLTEFLPISSSAHLILLPKIAGWEDQGLAFDVAVHVGTLSAVVWYFRHELTPMGRDWFGSLRGRHSPDSRLAWAVLLGTIPVGVAGLAFNDLIELHLRSPLVIAVTTLGFGLLLWWSDRVGRRERDEHTLTWRDVLVVGVAQAIALIPGTSRSGITITAALFMGLDRVGAARFSFLLSIPVIVLAGGLETMKLVRSSETVEWGALALGVVISALSAYLCIRLFIALLQRVGMAPFVIYRLVLGAVLLMIFL, from the coding sequence ATGGAATGGTTCAGGCTCGGGCTGTTGGCGCTGGTGCAGGGATTGACCGAATTTCTGCCCATTTCCAGTTCGGCGCACCTCATTCTGCTGCCGAAAATCGCCGGCTGGGAGGATCAGGGGCTCGCCTTTGACGTGGCGGTGCATGTGGGAACGCTCTCGGCGGTGGTCTGGTACTTCCGCCACGAACTGACGCCCATGGGTCGTGACTGGTTCGGTTCGCTGCGCGGGCGGCACAGCCCCGACAGTCGCCTGGCGTGGGCGGTGTTGCTCGGCACCATTCCGGTGGGAGTCGCCGGTCTTGCCTTCAACGATCTGATTGAGTTGCATCTGCGTTCGCCGTTGGTCATCGCAGTCACCACCCTCGGCTTCGGGCTCCTGTTGTGGTGGTCGGATCGGGTCGGGCGGCGCGAACGCGACGAACATACCCTCACCTGGCGTGACGTGTTGGTCGTCGGGGTGGCGCAGGCCATTGCGCTGATACCCGGCACTTCCCGCTCGGGTATCACCATCACTGCCGCGCTGTTCATGGGTCTCGATCGGGTCGGGGCGGCGCGCTTCTCGTTTCTGCTCTCGATACCCGTCATTGTGCTGGCCGGCGGTCTGGAGACCATGAAACTGGTCCGTTCCAGCGAAACGGTAGAGTGGGGGGCGCTGGCTCTCGGGGTGGTGATCTCCGCGCTGAGCGCCTATCTCTGTATTCGGCTTTTTATCGCGCTGCTGCAACGGGTGGGCATGGCGCCGTTTGTCATCTACCGTCTGGTGCTTGGTGCGGTGCTGTTGATGATATTTCTGTGA
- a CDS encoding SAM-dependent methyltransferase, producing MRSAGGAIPFARFMELSLYAPGLGYYSAGSRKFGAAGDFVTAPEISPLFSRTLAHQYRAVLDELDGGEVLEIGAGSGRMAADSLAELERLEALPQRYRILELSGELRQRQHETIERDLPHLVERVEWLDTLPEAGFRGVIVGNEVMDALPVERFRVTAEGLKARHVRQQGHSFAWQDTELSPSLQAAIEALPECLRAQWPRGYESEICLALSPWIATLAATLDTGLLLLIDYGFPRHEYYHPDRNDGTLMCHYRHRAHPDPLILAGLQDITAHVDFTAVAEAAHGAGLTVAGYTTQTYFLLGAGINALLDAPDLGMEERFILAQGIKKLLLPSEMGELFKVIGLTRNLGAQPLAGFALNDLRHKL from the coding sequence ATGAGGAGTGCTGGCGGCGCGATCCCTTTTGCGCGGTTTATGGAGCTTAGTCTCTATGCGCCGGGGCTGGGGTACTACAGCGCGGGCAGCCGCAAGTTTGGCGCGGCTGGGGATTTTGTCACCGCACCGGAGATCTCGCCGCTTTTCTCCCGCACCCTGGCGCATCAGTATCGCGCGGTGCTCGATGAACTGGACGGTGGCGAGGTACTGGAGATCGGCGCTGGCAGCGGGCGCATGGCAGCCGACAGCCTTGCCGAGTTGGAGCGGCTCGAGGCGTTGCCACAGCGCTATCGCATCCTCGAACTGAGCGGCGAATTACGCCAGCGCCAGCACGAGACGATCGAACGCGATCTGCCGCATCTCGTGGAACGCGTCGAGTGGCTGGACACTCTGCCGGAGGCCGGTTTTCGAGGTGTTATCGTCGGCAACGAGGTAATGGATGCGCTGCCGGTCGAGCGGTTTCGCGTCACCGCCGAGGGTTTGAAAGCACGGCATGTTCGTCAGCAAGGCCATTCCTTCGCATGGCAGGATACTGAGTTGAGTCCCTCCCTGCAGGCAGCGATCGAGGCGTTGCCCGAGTGTCTGAGGGCGCAATGGCCGCGAGGCTATGAATCAGAGATCTGCCTGGCGCTGTCACCCTGGATCGCCACCCTGGCCGCGACCCTGGATACCGGTCTTCTCCTGCTCATCGACTATGGCTTTCCGCGTCACGAGTATTACCACCCCGATCGAAACGACGGCACCCTGATGTGCCACTATCGCCACCGCGCCCACCCCGATCCGCTGATCCTGGCGGGCCTGCAGGATATTACGGCGCATGTCGATTTCACCGCCGTGGCAGAGGCTGCGCACGGCGCGGGGCTGACGGTGGCGGGTTACACCACGCAGACCTATTTTTTGCTCGGAGCGGGAATCAACGCCCTGCTTGATGCGCCCGATCTGGGGATGGAGGAGCGGTTTATCTTGGCTCAGGGCATCAAGAAACTGCTGCTGCCCTCAGAGATGGGAGAGCTGTTCAAGGTGATAGGGCTTACGCGTAATCTGGGCGCGCAACCGCTCGCCGGTTTTGCGCTGAATGATCTGCGGCACAAACTCTGA
- a CDS encoding pteridine reductase produces MDDSTVKLNGRVALITGAAHRIGAAIARRLHDCEMNLVLHYRSSHTEAAALREELLARRAESVHLIQADLLDTGSLGAIVEEARGAWNRLDALVNNASSFYPTPVGQVTLEQWEDLLGTNLRAPFFLSQAAARWLRGEGGVIVNIVDIHADRPLKEHPTYSIAKAGLVMLTKALARELGPTIRVNAVAPGVILWPERGTSEEERRKIISSTLLQRQGTPDDIARAVLFLIRDADYMSGQVLTVDGGRTIVL; encoded by the coding sequence GTGGACGACTCGACAGTCAAGCTCAACGGCCGTGTTGCCCTGATCACCGGCGCGGCACACCGCATTGGTGCCGCCATCGCGCGCCGCCTGCACGATTGCGAGATGAATCTGGTGCTGCACTACCGCAGCTCACACACCGAAGCGGCGGCATTGCGCGAAGAACTTCTGGCACGGCGCGCGGAGTCGGTGCACCTCATCCAAGCCGATCTGCTCGACACCGGGTCGCTTGGCGCTATTGTCGAGGAGGCCCGTGGCGCGTGGAACCGGCTCGATGCCCTGGTCAACAACGCCTCAAGTTTCTATCCGACGCCGGTCGGGCAGGTGACGCTGGAGCAGTGGGAGGATCTGCTGGGCACCAACCTGCGTGCCCCCTTCTTTCTTTCGCAGGCTGCGGCGCGCTGGCTGCGCGGTGAAGGAGGCGTGATCGTCAATATTGTCGATATCCACGCCGACCGCCCGTTGAAGGAACATCCCACCTACAGTATCGCCAAGGCGGGATTGGTCATGCTGACCAAGGCGCTGGCGCGGGAGCTGGGTCCTACCATCCGCGTCAATGCCGTGGCGCCGGGTGTCATCCTCTGGCCGGAGCGGGGCACCAGCGAAGAGGAGCGCCGCAAGATCATCAGCTCCACGCTGTTGCAACGCCAGGGAACGCCGGACGATATTGCACGTGCGGTACTGTTCCTGATCCGTGACGCCGACTACATGAGTGGTCAGGTACTGACAGTGGATGGCGGCCGTACGATTGTCCTGTAG
- the folK gene encoding 2-amino-4-hydroxy-6-hydroxymethyldihydropteridine diphosphokinase gives MRRVYVSLGSNVDRERHLRGGLDDLRLEFGELALSPVYESKAVGFDGEPFLNLVAAFVTAQSIEAVDAVLSRIEEAHGRVRGEERFAPRTLDIDLLLFGDCVLQRPGLQVPREEILRYAFVLRPLADLAGAEVHPSLHRSYRELWREFNDPTQTLHPVTVDWGAHAGLVQAER, from the coding sequence ATGCGGCGCGTCTATGTCAGCCTGGGCAGTAATGTCGATCGCGAGCGCCACCTGCGCGGAGGGTTGGACGACCTGCGCCTGGAATTTGGCGAGCTGGCGCTGTCCCCTGTCTACGAGAGCAAGGCGGTGGGCTTCGATGGCGAGCCTTTCCTCAATCTCGTCGCTGCCTTTGTTACCGCACAAAGCATCGAGGCGGTGGATGCCGTGCTGTCACGCATCGAAGAGGCGCATGGTCGCGTGCGTGGCGAAGAGCGTTTTGCGCCGCGCACTCTGGATATCGATCTGCTGCTGTTTGGCGACTGTGTGCTGCAGCGCCCAGGCTTGCAGGTGCCCCGCGAAGAGATTCTCCGCTACGCGTTTGTGTTGCGCCCGTTGGCCGATCTGGCAGGTGCCGAGGTACACCCGTCGCTGCACCGCAGTTACCGTGAACTGTGGCGCGAATTCAATGATCCCACGCAAACACTGCACCCGGTAACAGTCGATTGGGGGGCTCACGCCGGATTGGTGCAGGCGGAGCGATGA
- the folB gene encoding dihydroneopterin aldolase yields MDTIFLHDLRVETIIGIYDWERTTPQTVSVDLEMAWDTARAAASDNIADTLDYKAVAKRLQAFVSESRFQLIETLAEHIATILRAEFGVSWVRVTLHKPGAVRGSRDVGVIIERGQR; encoded by the coding sequence ATGGATACCATCTTTCTGCACGATCTGCGCGTTGAAACCATCATTGGCATCTACGACTGGGAGCGCACCACGCCGCAGACGGTCAGCGTCGATCTGGAGATGGCCTGGGACACCGCGCGGGCCGCAGCGAGTGACAATATCGCCGACACACTCGACTACAAAGCCGTCGCCAAGCGTCTGCAGGCTTTTGTCAGTGAGAGTCGCTTTCAACTGATCGAGACCCTGGCCGAACACATTGCAACGATCCTTCGCGCAGAGTTCGGCGTGAGCTGGGTACGGGTGACGTTGCACAAACCCGGTGCAGTGCGCGGTTCCAGGGACGTCGGTGTGATCATCGAACGCGGCCAGCGCTGA
- the plsY gene encoding glycerol-3-phosphate 1-O-acyltransferase, whose amino-acid sequence MIAAALIVFGYLLGSISSAIIACRLMGLPDPRTEGSRNPGATNVLRFGGKKAGAVSLAGDMLKGVIPVVVAHLVGVEPLIVGLTALAAFLGHLYPVFFGFKGGKGVATMLGALLGIHFWVGLATCGVWLFMAFVVKVSSAAALVATASAPFWMWWLTGSAEWVVVTAAMTVMLYWRHRSNIRNLIEGTEGKIQGPDQEPPADSGGTS is encoded by the coding sequence ATGATCGCCGCCGCCCTCATTGTCTTCGGCTATTTGTTGGGCTCCATCTCGAGCGCCATCATCGCCTGCCGTCTAATGGGTCTGCCGGACCCGCGCACCGAGGGTTCGCGCAATCCCGGCGCCACCAACGTGCTGCGCTTCGGCGGCAAGAAGGCGGGTGCGGTCAGCCTCGCCGGTGACATGCTCAAAGGCGTCATCCCGGTGGTGGTCGCTCATCTCGTGGGTGTCGAACCACTGATCGTCGGGCTCACCGCGCTGGCGGCGTTTCTTGGCCACCTCTACCCCGTCTTCTTCGGCTTCAAAGGCGGCAAAGGGGTTGCCACCATGCTGGGTGCACTGCTCGGCATCCACTTCTGGGTGGGCCTGGCCACCTGCGGTGTCTGGCTATTCATGGCCTTCGTCGTGAAGGTCTCGTCTGCCGCGGCCCTGGTTGCCACGGCCAGCGCGCCGTTTTGGATGTGGTGGCTGACAGGCTCTGCGGAGTGGGTAGTGGTCACCGCGGCGATGACGGTAATGCTCTACTGGCGGCATCGCAGCAACATCCGGAACCTGATAGAAGGCACGGAGGGCAAGATTCAAGGCCCCGATCAGGAACCTCCCGCTGACTCAGGGGGTACAAGCTGA
- the tsaD gene encoding tRNA (adenosine(37)-N6)-threonylcarbamoyltransferase complex transferase subunit TsaD, giving the protein MLVLGIETSCDETGVALYDSKRGLLAHALHSQVSLHAEYGGVVPELASRDHVRKTLPLLRQVLAAAGCRTEQIAGVAYTAGPGLVGALLVGGAIGRSLAWACGVPAVGVHHMEGHLLAPMLEENPPRFPFIALLVSGGHSQLVEVLGVGRYRVLGDTLDDAVGEAFDKTAKLLGLGYPGGPALARLAEQGDPQRFTFPRPMINRPGLEFSFSGLKTFALNTIQSSGDDPQTRADIARAFQDAVVETLVIKCRRALRETGMSTLIVAGGVGANQALRKGLVGMAQAENARVAFPRLEFCTDNGAMIAYAGCLRLQAGQREPLWFSADPRWTLDQLVPPESAGGS; this is encoded by the coding sequence ATGTTAGTTCTCGGAATCGAAACCTCCTGCGACGAGACGGGTGTCGCACTCTATGACTCGAAGCGGGGGCTTCTGGCTCACGCATTGCACAGCCAGGTGTCCCTGCACGCCGAGTATGGCGGGGTGGTCCCGGAGCTGGCCAGCCGTGATCATGTGCGCAAGACATTGCCCTTGTTGAGGCAGGTTCTGGCCGCGGCAGGTTGCCGGACCGAACAGATAGCCGGAGTGGCCTATACCGCGGGACCGGGTCTGGTCGGCGCCTTACTGGTAGGGGGTGCCATCGGGCGCAGTCTCGCGTGGGCCTGTGGAGTCCCCGCAGTCGGGGTTCATCACATGGAAGGACACCTGCTCGCGCCAATGTTGGAGGAGAACCCGCCCCGGTTTCCCTTTATTGCGCTACTAGTTTCCGGTGGACACTCCCAACTGGTAGAGGTTCTCGGGGTCGGGCGCTATCGGGTACTGGGCGATACGCTTGACGATGCCGTTGGCGAGGCTTTCGATAAGACGGCCAAGCTCTTGGGCCTGGGGTACCCGGGCGGTCCGGCGCTGGCGCGACTGGCAGAGCAGGGTGATCCGCAGCGCTTCACCTTCCCGCGCCCGATGATCAATCGACCTGGGCTCGAATTCAGCTTTAGCGGGCTCAAAACCTTTGCGTTGAACACCATCCAGAGCTCCGGTGATGATCCCCAGACCAGGGCCGATATAGCCCGGGCCTTTCAGGATGCGGTGGTCGAAACCCTGGTGATCAAGTGTCGTCGAGCGTTACGCGAGACCGGCATGAGCACCCTGATCGTTGCCGGTGGCGTGGGTGCCAATCAGGCGTTGCGAAAGGGGCTGGTGGGGATGGCGCAGGCGGAGAACGCGCGGGTTGCATTCCCGCGCCTGGAGTTTTGTACCGACAACGGGGCGATGATCGCCTACGCGGGATGTCTTCGTCTGCAGGCCGGACAGCGTGAACCGCTCTGGTTTTCCGCCGATCCACGCTGGACGCTGGATCAGCTTGTACCCCCTGAGTCAGCGGGAGGTTCCTGA
- a CDS encoding 30S ribosomal protein S21, with product MPSVRVKENEPFDVALRRFKRACEKAGTLTEVRRREFYEKPTEIRKRKAAAAVKRHQKKLFKEVARRERLY from the coding sequence ATGCCGAGTGTTCGCGTAAAAGAGAACGAACCCTTCGATGTCGCCCTGCGCCGCTTCAAGCGCGCCTGTGAAAAGGCCGGTACCCTCACGGAAGTGCGTCGTCGCGAGTTCTACGAAAAGCCCACTGAGATCCGCAAGCGCAAAGCCGCCGCCGCGGTGAAACGCCACCAGAAGAAGCTGTTCAAGGAAGTGGCCCGCCGCGAGCGTCTTTACTAG
- a CDS encoding GatB/YqeY domain-containing protein, with protein sequence MSEALKQRVQSDMKTALKAGDKRRLGVIRLLMAAIKQREVDERIELDDADVLAVIDKMVKQRRDSITQYQDAGRQELADQEQYEIEVLGEYLPEALGEAEIAALIETAIAQSGALSMRDMGKVMGILKPQLQGRADVGAVSAEVKKRLAG encoded by the coding sequence ATGAGCGAAGCGCTCAAACAGCGCGTTCAATCCGATATGAAGACCGCCCTCAAGGCCGGAGACAAGCGCCGGCTGGGGGTGATCCGCCTATTGATGGCGGCGATCAAACAACGCGAGGTTGACGAACGTATCGAGCTCGACGATGCCGACGTGCTGGCGGTGATCGATAAGATGGTCAAACAACGCCGCGACTCGATCACTCAGTACCAGGATGCCGGCCGCCAGGAACTCGCCGACCAGGAGCAGTACGAGATCGAGGTACTTGGCGAGTACCTGCCAGAGGCCCTGGGCGAGGCGGAGATCGCGGCCCTCATCGAGACCGCCATTGCCCAATCCGGCGCTCTATCGATGCGCGACATGGGTAAGGTAATGGGGATTCTGAAACCTCAACTGCAAGGCCGGGCTGATGTCGGTGCCGTCAGCGCCGAGGTTAAAAAGCGACTGGCTGGCTAA
- a CDS encoding DNA primase — protein MAGLIPKSFIHDLLQRVDIVDVIDARVPLKKAGRDHKACCPFHQEKTASFTVSAEKQFYHCFGCGAHGNALDFLMEFDRLGFVEAVEDLAQSVNLPVPREESAAIPPPPEKGLYELLDQAAAYYRRALREHPAAPEAVSYLKGRGLTGDIAARFEMGFAPPGWDNLIRQLGTGATAREALLKLGLVVRNDQGREYDRFRNRAMFPIRDRRGRIVGFGGRALDDDGPKYMNSPESPVFHKGRELYGLYEALQHKGRPEHLLVVEGYMDVVALTQHGIDGAVGTLGTATTREHLEALYRCTSHLVFCFDGDRAGRQAAWRALENTLPTLRDGRQAHFLFLPEGEDPDSLVRNEGQTAFRKRLSEALALSEFLFRTLQEQTNVATLDGRARFVDLARPLLNTVPGGALHQLLINQTAQIAGLRPEQLTKLLDNPTSSVKQPDSSHRKGSSTPSAVRSAISALLHRPSLGERVVNPPSWQELQLPGVKLLADLLELTKVQPHITTGGILEHWRGSEEGKHLAKLASSEPHLDNSGLEKEFLDALERLNELVRRESDISTRAFSPSELSDSQKHGLRRQFRVRALKDKLKARSISDEEFEELHKLLAEEADS, from the coding sequence ATGGCCGGCCTGATCCCCAAATCGTTTATCCATGACCTGCTCCAGCGCGTCGATATCGTCGACGTGATCGACGCGCGCGTGCCCCTGAAAAAGGCCGGCCGCGATCACAAGGCCTGCTGCCCCTTCCACCAGGAAAAGACCGCGTCGTTCACCGTCAGTGCCGAGAAACAGTTCTACCATTGCTTCGGCTGCGGAGCGCACGGCAACGCACTGGATTTCCTGATGGAATTCGACCGCCTGGGCTTCGTCGAGGCCGTGGAGGATCTGGCGCAAAGCGTCAATCTACCGGTACCCCGCGAAGAATCGGCTGCCATCCCACCTCCTCCCGAAAAGGGCCTCTATGAATTGCTCGATCAGGCCGCGGCCTACTACCGTCGCGCGCTGCGCGAGCACCCGGCCGCACCGGAAGCCGTTTCCTACCTCAAGGGGCGCGGGTTGACGGGCGATATTGCCGCCCGCTTCGAGATGGGTTTTGCGCCACCGGGTTGGGACAACCTCATTCGCCAGCTGGGAACCGGCGCGACAGCGCGGGAGGCTCTGCTGAAGCTCGGCTTGGTAGTGCGCAACGACCAGGGCCGAGAGTATGACCGCTTCCGCAACCGTGCCATGTTCCCGATTCGCGACCGCCGTGGTCGCATCGTGGGTTTCGGTGGGCGGGCACTGGATGACGATGGCCCCAAGTACATGAACTCACCGGAAAGCCCCGTATTTCACAAAGGCCGCGAGCTCTACGGGCTTTATGAAGCGCTGCAGCACAAGGGGCGGCCCGAGCACCTGTTGGTGGTCGAGGGGTATATGGATGTGGTGGCGCTGACGCAGCACGGCATCGACGGTGCGGTCGGCACCCTTGGCACTGCAACCACTCGCGAGCACCTAGAGGCGCTATACCGATGCACCAGTCACCTGGTCTTTTGTTTCGACGGTGATCGCGCCGGTCGCCAAGCGGCTTGGCGGGCATTGGAGAACACCCTGCCTACGCTGCGTGATGGCCGCCAGGCCCATTTTCTATTCCTTCCGGAGGGTGAAGACCCCGATAGCCTGGTGCGAAACGAGGGACAGACTGCCTTTCGCAAGCGATTGAGCGAGGCACTTGCGCTCTCAGAGTTCCTGTTTCGCACCCTGCAAGAGCAAACCAACGTCGCCACCCTTGATGGTCGCGCCCGTTTTGTGGATCTCGCGCGCCCGCTGCTCAATACCGTACCCGGGGGAGCCCTGCATCAATTGCTGATCAATCAAACGGCACAAATCGCCGGTCTGCGGCCGGAACAACTGACAAAACTTCTCGACAACCCAACCTCGTCCGTCAAGCAGCCGGATTCATCCCACCGCAAGGGCTCGTCGACACCTTCAGCGGTAAGGTCCGCGATTAGCGCCCTGTTGCATCGTCCCAGCCTGGGCGAGCGTGTGGTTAACCCTCCAAGCTGGCAAGAATTGCAGTTGCCAGGCGTGAAATTGCTCGCCGATCTGCTTGAATTAACCAAAGTTCAACCACATATAACAACAGGCGGCATCCTGGAGCATTGGCGGGGCAGTGAAGAGGGGAAGCATCTCGCCAAACTGGCGAGCAGCGAGCCTCACCTCGACAATAGCGGGCTCGAAAAGGAGTTCCTCGATGCATTGGAACGCTTGAACGAACTTGTACGCCGAGAGTCCGATATCTCGACACGAGCCTTTAGTCCATCGGAACTTAGCGATTCGCAAAAGCATGGCTTACGACGGCAATTTCGTGTGCGGGCGCTCAAGGACAAACTGAAGGCAAGATCGATTTCCGATGAAGAATTTGAGGAACTGCATAAACTGCTGGCCGAAGAAGCCGATAGTTAG